CTCCTTTTCCTCATGGCCCTTTCCGTCTTCGCCCTCGCCCTCTCCCTCTCGCCCAGGCAGTTCACCGGGCAGGGCACGGAGACCAAGTTCCTCCTCTGGGTGCGGAACACCTTCCTCATCTCCGGCCTCACAGGGCTTCTCGCCGTCCTCCTCACCGCCACGGCGGGGTACGCCTTCGCCCGCTTCCGCCACCTGCCCGGCCGCTACCCCATGCTCCTCTTCTTCATCTTCGTGCAGATGTTCCCGGGGTTCTTGGCCCTGGTGGCCATCTACTACCTCCTCTCCCGGCTGGACCTCCTGAACACCTTCACCGGGCTCGTCCTGGCCTACTCCGGGGGGATCATCAGCTTCGGCACCTGGGTCTACAAGGGCTATCTGGAGAGCATCAGCCCGAGCCTCGAGGAGGCGGCCATGGTGGACGGGGCCACGAGGTGGCAGGTCTTCACCAAGATCCTCCTTCCCCTCTCCGCCCCCATGTTCGTCTTCATCTTCCTCCTGCAGTTCGTGGGCACCTACTCGGAGTTTGTCCTGGCCAACCTCGTCCTCACGGGGGTGGAGAGCTGGAACGTGGGCGTGGGCTTAAGGAGCTTCACCACGGGGCAGTTCCAGACCAAGTGGGGCGTCTTCGCCGCGGCGAGCGTCTTGGGCTCCTTACCCATTCTTTTCCTCTTCTACGGGTTCCAGCAGTACTTCGTTTCCGGCTACACCGCGGGGGCCGTGAAAGAATAAGGGCATGGACCTGGAGACCCTCAGGGCCAGAAGGGAGGCCGTGCTAAGCCTCTGCGCCCGCCACGGGGCGGTGAGGGTGCGGGTCTTTGGCTCTGTGGCCCGGGGGGAAGCCCGAGAAGACAGCGACCTGGACCTCCTGGTGGCCTTTGAGGAGGGGCGCACTCTTCTGGACCATGCCCGTCTAAAGCTGGCCCTGGAGGGGCTCTTGGGGGTGCGGGTAGATATCGTGAGCGAGAGGGGCCTGGCCCCTAGGCTCCGGGAGCAAGTCCTGCGGGAGGCCATCCCTCTATGAGGAACCCCCGGGAGAGGCTTCTGGATATCCTGGAGGCCATTGCCCGTATTGAGCGGTACGCCGCTCTGGGGAAGGCACGCTTTTTGCAAGACGAGCTGGTTCAGGTCTGGATCGTGCACCACCTAGAGCGCATCGGGGAGGCTGCGGCCAGGCTGGGACGGGAGTTTCACGAGGCCCACCCGCACATCCCCTGGCGGGAGATGGTGGCCATGCGCAACCTCCTCGTCCACGAGTACTTCAGCGTGGACTTGGAAGAGGTCTGGTCTACTGTGGTCCGGGATTTGCCCGCGCTAAAGGTTCAGGTACAAGCCCTCTTGGAGGTTGATTCTTGAATCACCACGACCTGGAACACGTTGACCCCCCCTTTCCCGAGCTCGGGGAGGAGGTGGAGCTTTTCCTGGAAACCGAGGCCCGGGAGGGGCTTCTCCTCTACGAGCGGGACGGGGAGCTCCACGAGAAGCCCATGGAGCCTTGGGAAAGGGGCCTCAGGGCGCGGGTTCCCGTCCACGCGAGCCCCTTCCGCTACGTTTTCCGCCTCCCCCAAGGCTACCTGGGCAGCCACGGCCTGGAGAAGACCCTGCCCCGCTACGACCGCTTCTTCCACCTCCTCGCCAAGCCCCTTCCCCCGGAGTGGGCCCTGGGGACGGTCTTCTACCAGATCTTCCCCGACCGCTTCCGCCAAGGGCGCCCGGAGCTCGCCCCCAAGGAGGGGGCCTGGCTTTACGGGGGGAGGCCCATCCGCAAAAAGGCCTGGAATGAACCCCCCGGGGAGGACGGGGCGCGGGAGTTCTACGGGGGGGACCTCTTTGGGGTCCTCGAGGCCCTCCCCTACCTGGAGGCCCTTGGGGTGGAGGCCCTCTACCTCACCCCCATCTTCCAAAGCCCCTCCAGCCACCGCTACGACACCGAGGACTACCGCCGGGTGGACCCCCACCTGGGCGGGGAGGAGGCCCTTAGGGCGCTCTACGAGGCCCTCGAGGCCCGGGGGATGAAGCTCATCCTGGACGGGGTCTTCAACCACGTGGGGGCGACCCACCCCTGGTTCCAGAAGGCCCTTGAGGACCCCTCCTCCCCCGAGCGGGGGATGTTCACCTTTTACCCCGACGGCACCTACGCCAGCTTCTGGGGGGTGAGGCACATGCCCAAGCTGGACTACGCCTCGGCGCTCACAAGGGAGCGCTTCGTCTTCGGCAAGGAGGCCCCCGTCCGCCACTGGATGCGCCTCGCCCACGGCTGGCGGCTGGACGTGGCCCACTCCATCGGGGAAGGGGGGACGAACCGGAAGAACGCCCGCTGGCTCAGGGCCCTGGCCCGGGCCGCCAAGGAGGAGCGGGAAGACGCCCTGGTCTTCGGGGAGCTCTCCTACGACGCCGTCCCCACCCTAAGGGCCCACACCCTGGACGGGGCCATGCACTACGCCGGCTTCGCCCACCCGGTGATGGCGTGGCTTTCGGGGCGGGACCTCCACGGCAACCCCGTGGAGCTGGAGGCCGAAGACCTTTGGCGGGTCCTTTGGGACCACTACGCCGCCCTTCCCCTCCAGCTCCGCCACAGCATGTACACCCTCCTCTCCTCCCACGACATCCCCCGGGCCCTCTGGCGCCTTAGGGGGGACAAGGAGCGTTTCAAGACCGCTTATGCCCTCCTCTTCGCCTTCCCCGGAAGCCCCGCCGTCTACTACGGGGACGAGGTGGGCCTCTCCCAGCCCAACCCCTACGAGGTCTGGCGGGGGGACCCCTACTGCCGCGCTCCCTTCCCCTGGGACGAGGCCCTTTGGGACAAGGACCTCCTCGCCTTCCTCCGGCGCCTCATCCTCCTTAAGAAGACCCACCCCGCCTTGAGGCTCGGGGGGCTCCTCCCCCTCGAGGCCCCCCCGGGGGTCCTGGCCTTCAGGCGGCGCCACCGGGGGAAGGAGGTCTGGGCCTTCTTCGCCAAGGAAGGGGTGCGCCTTTCCCTTCCCCGGGGGGTGGACCTCCTTTCGGGAAGGGAGGTGGCGGGGGAGGTGGAGGCGCGGCACCTCCTCCTGGAACCTTTAGAATGAAGGGGATGCGCCTTAAGCGGTTTAAGGGGAAGGTGCGGCGGGTGGCGCGAAAGAAGGTTGAGGCCCCGGTGGACCTCCTTGCTGAAGCGGAGGCCCTTCATAAGGAGGGCGCCGGCGCGCAGGGCTTTCGGGAGCGGCTACGTGCCCTGATAGAAGGGGTTCAGCGCCGCTGGGAGGCCCTGAGCCTCGAGGAGAGGGAGCGACTGCTCTCCCAGATCACGGCCCTCCTGGCCCTGCTTCCCGCGGGGAGGCTTGGGCGGTTGGGCCTTCTCGTGGCCAAGGGGGCAAAGCTTGGGGCGAATAAGGAGGTTCTTTCCCTGCTCCTTAAGCTCCTGAAACGCTAGGCCCGGGGTATACTCTTTCTTTGTGCGGGACGTCCTCGAGGTCCTGGAGTTCCCCCGGGTGCGGGCCCTCCTGGCGGAGAGGGCCAAGACCCCCTTGGGCCGGGAGCTCGCCCTGGCCCTCGCCCCCCTTTCCCGAGAAGAGGCGGAGCGGCGGCACGAGCTCACGGGGGAGGCCCTCCTCTACCCCTACGCCCTCCCCGAGGCGGGGGCCTTAAGGGAGGCCTACGGGAGGGCCCTCGCGGGGGCGAGGCTTTCCGGCCCCGAGCTCCTAAAGGCGGCCAAGGCCCTGGAGGAGGCCATGGCCCTAAAAGAGGAGCTCCTTCCCCTGCGAAACGCCCTAAGCCAGGTGGCGGAGGGCATCGGGGACCACACCCCCTTCCTGGAGCGGGTGCGGAAGGCCCTGGACGAGGAAGGGGCGGTGAAGGACGAGGCGAGCCCCAGGCTCGCCGAGATCCGCAAGGAGCTTAGGCCCCTCCGCCAAAAGATCCTGGACCACCTCTACGCCCTCATGGACCGCCACCGGGAGGCCTTCCAGGACCGCTTCGTCACCTTAAGGCGGGAGCGCTACTGCGTCCCCGTGAGGGCGGGGATGGCCCAGAAGGTGCCGGGGATCCTCCTGGACGAGTCCGAGTCGGGGGCGACCCTCTTCATAGAGCCCTTCTCCGTGGTCAAGCTCAACAACCGCCTCCAGGCCCTGAGGCTCAAGGAGGAGGAGGAGGTGAACCGCATCCTCCGGGACCTCTCCGAGAAGCTCGCTAAGGACGAGGGGGTGCCGAAGACCCTGGAGGCCCTGGGCCTTTTGGACCTCGTCCAGGCCCAGGCCGCCTTGGCCCGGGACCTGGGGCTTTCCCGCCCCGCTTTCGGGGAGCGGTACGAGCTCCACCGGGCCTTTCACCCCCTGATCCCAAACCCCGTGCGGAACTCCTTCGCCCTGGACGGGAAGAACCGCATCCTCCTCATCTCCGGGCCCAACATGGGGGGGAAGACCGCCCTCCTCAAGACCCTAGGCCTCGCCGTCCTCATGGCCCAGTCGGGCCTCTTCGTGGCGGCGGAGAAGGCCCTTTTGGCCTGGCCCGACCGGGTCTATGCCGACATCGGGGACGAGCAGTCCCTCCAGGAGAACCTCTCCACCTTCGCCGGGCACTTAAGGCGCCTCAAGGAGATGCTGGAAGAGGCCACCCCCAATAGCCTCGTCCTCATTGACGAGCTCGGAAGCGGCACCGACCCCGAGGAGGGGGCGGCCCTTTCCCAGGCCATCCTCGAGGCCCTCCTGGAGAGGGGGGTCAAGGGGATGGTCACCACCCACCTCTCCCCCCTGAAGGCCTTCGCCCAGGGGAGGGAGGGGATCGGGAACGCCTCCATGCGCTTTGACCTCGAGGCCCTCCGCCCCACCTACGAGCTCGTCCTCGGGGTGCCGGGGCGGAGCTACGCCCTGGCCATCGCGAGAAGGCTCGCCCTCCCCGAGGAGGTCCTTAAGCGGGCCGAGGCCCTTTTGCCCGAAGGGGGGCACCTGGAGGCCCTTCTGGAGAGGCTCGAGGCCGAGCGCCTGGCCCTGGAGGCGGAGCGGGAGCGCCTGAGGCGGGAGCTTTCCCAGGTGGAGAGGCTGCGCAAGGCCCTGGCCGAGCGGGAGGCCCGTTTTGAGGAGGAGCGGGCGGAGAGGCTTAAGGCCCTCGAGGAGGAGGTGCGGGCCGAGCTCCTCAAGGTGGAGGCCGAGCTCAAGGCCCTCAAGGAGAAGGCCAGGGCCGAGGGCAAGCGGGACGCCCTCCGGGAACTCATGGCCCTCCGGGAGCGCTACGCCAAGAAGGCCCCGCCGCCCCCGCCCCCCCCGGGCCTCGCCCCCGGGGCCCTGGTGGAGGTGCCGTCCTTGGGCAAACGGGGCCGGGTGGTGGAGCTCAGGGGGGAGGAGGTCCTGGTCCAGGTGGGCCCCCTGAAGATGAGCCTCAAGCCCCAGGAGGTGAAGCCCCTTTCCGAGGCCGAACCGGGCAAGCCCCTCCTCGCCAAGCCCCGGCGGGAGGTGAAGGAGGTGGACCTCCGGGGCCTCACGGTGGCCGAGGCCCTCCTGGAGGTGGACCAGGCCCTGGAGGAGGCCCGGGCCCTGGGCCTTCCCACCCTCCGCCTCCTCCACGGCAAGGGGACGGGGGCCTTAAGGCAGGCCATCCGGGAGGCCCTCCGCCGGGACAAGCGGGTGGAAAGCTTCGCCGACGCCCCGCCCCACGAGGGGGGGCATGGGGTTACCGTGGTGGCGCTTCGGCCTTGAGGGCCTTGACCACCTCCTCTGGCTCGTCCAACAGGCGGAAGAGCCCGAGGTCCTCCGGTCCCACGGCCTTTTGCTCCCGGAGGAAGGCGAGCCAGCGGACGAGCCCTTCCCAGTAGCCCCGGTCCAAAAGGAAGACGGGGAAGGGGTGGACCTTCTCCGTCTGGATCAAGACCAGGACCTCGGAGAGCTCGTCCAAGGTGCCGAACCCCCCGGGCAGAAAGACGAAGCCCACGGCGTAGCGGACGAAGAGGACCTTGCGCACGAAGAAGTAGCGCAAGGAGAGGGCGTGGGTCTGGTAGGGGTTGGACCGCTGTTCGTGGGGAAGCTCTATGTTCAGGCCCACGCTCACGCCGCCCGCCTCGTAGGCCCCCCGGTTCACCGCCTCCATCACCCCGGGTCCGCCCCCTGTCACCACCCCGAAGCCCGCCTCGGCCAGGGCCTTGCCCAGGCGGTAGCCCATCTCGTAAGCGGGGTGGCCCTCGCCGAAGCGGGCAGAGCCGAAGACGGAGACCAAGGGCACCTGGAGCTCGGAGAGGGTTTCAAAGCCCTCCACGAACTCCGCCAGGATGCGGAAGAGGCGCCAGCTGTCCTCGTGGTGGAGCTGGTCAATGAGGGGCTTCTTGGGCATGCCCTAAGCCTACCCCTTCCCCGGGCGGGCCTAAAGCTCCTCCAGGCTCACCCGGTGCACGGCCTCCACCCTTTCCCCCAGGCGCTCGGCCAAGGCCCGGTAGGCCTCCGGGTCCCCGGTGACGAAGTGGAAGGTCCGGCCCCGGCCCTCCGGGTTGAGGAGCCCTTCGGCCTCGAGGGCCCTCGCCACCTCCTGGGCGGTGAGCTCGGCGGAGTCCAGGAGGACCACCCCAGGGAGGACCGCGCCGATGGCCCCCTTGAGGAAGGGGTAGTGGGTGCACCCCAGGATCAGGGCCTCGAGGTCCTTGGGGGCGTCCTCGAGGTAGTGGCGGGCCACGAGGAGGGCCACGGGGTCGTCCCATAGGCCCTCCTCCACCAAGGGGACGAAGAGGGGGCAGGCCTGGGCCCAGGCCAGGTCCACGTACCTGGGGTAGGCCCCGCTTTCCACGGTGGCCTGGGTGCCGATGAGGCCCACCTTCCGGAAGCCCCGGGCGGCCCTGGCGGCGGGCTCCACCACCCCGAAGACCGGCACGGAAAGGTCCTCGGCGAGGTCAGGCAAGGCGGCGGAACTCGCCGTGTTGCAGGCCACCACGATGGCCTTCACCCCTTGCCGCAGGAGGAAGCCCGCGATCTCCCAGGCGAAGCGGCGCACCATGGCGAGGGGCTTGCCGCCGTAAGGCACGCGGGCCGTGTCCCCGAAGTAGAGAAACTCCTCCCGGGGCAGGAGGCGGCGGAGGGCCTTGAGCACCGTGAGCCCCCCCACCCCGGAGTCAAAGACGCCGATGGGGGCCTTGGGGTCCTTCACGGGCCCCCATCCTACCTCCCTGGACGGAAAAGGGGGGGTGCTATACTATCAGGGTTGCCCCGAAGGGGGCATCGGGGTAAAGGAGGTGCGCGCGTTGAGGCTGGTCACGTCTGAATCGGTTACCGAGGGGCACCCGGATAAGCTGGCCGACCGGATCTCCGACGCCATCCTGGACGCCCTCATCGCCCAAGACAAGAAGGCCCGGGTGGCGGCAGAG
This region of Thermus thermophilus genomic DNA includes:
- a CDS encoding sugar ABC transporter permease; the encoded protein is MRKLVAFLLTGLALYGVYWFAANRLFDEGSYRKQVAFGSVFVPYGWAYALGFLGALVLLVLLYSLLYTALVNRLRGRRKSPWPLFLQGVTHLFLWVLILLVYYPVVQVVAASFDPTNNLFSFKRPETGFLLLDAKVIPYLPNPSLENYAKLVEGVVLYPYQVVLALLAGLALLGVGVVGLLRRLLAPEAWMDLWQGRLLFLMALSVFALALSLSPRQFTGQGTETKFLLWVRNTFLISGLTGLLAVLLTATAGYAFARFRHLPGRYPMLLFFIFVQMFPGFLALVAIYYLLSRLDLLNTFTGLVLAYSGGIISFGTWVYKGYLESISPSLEEAAMVDGATRWQVFTKILLPLSAPMFVFIFLLQFVGTYSEFVLANLVLTGVESWNVGVGLRSFTTGQFQTKWGVFAAASVLGSLPILFLFYGFQQYFVSGYTAGAVKE
- a CDS encoding nucleotidyltransferase family protein, producing the protein MDLETLRARREAVLSLCARHGAVRVRVFGSVARGEAREDSDLDLLVAFEEGRTLLDHARLKLALEGLLGVRVDIVSERGLAPRLREQVLREAIPL
- a CDS encoding DUF86 domain-containing protein; translation: MRNPRERLLDILEAIARIERYAALGKARFLQDELVQVWIVHHLERIGEAAARLGREFHEAHPHIPWREMVAMRNLLVHEYFSVDLEEVWSTVVRDLPALKVQVQALLEVDS
- a CDS encoding glycoside hydrolase family 13 protein → MNHHDLEHVDPPFPELGEEVELFLETEAREGLLLYERDGELHEKPMEPWERGLRARVPVHASPFRYVFRLPQGYLGSHGLEKTLPRYDRFFHLLAKPLPPEWALGTVFYQIFPDRFRQGRPELAPKEGAWLYGGRPIRKKAWNEPPGEDGAREFYGGDLFGVLEALPYLEALGVEALYLTPIFQSPSSHRYDTEDYRRVDPHLGGEEALRALYEALEARGMKLILDGVFNHVGATHPWFQKALEDPSSPERGMFTFYPDGTYASFWGVRHMPKLDYASALTRERFVFGKEAPVRHWMRLAHGWRLDVAHSIGEGGTNRKNARWLRALARAAKEEREDALVFGELSYDAVPTLRAHTLDGAMHYAGFAHPVMAWLSGRDLHGNPVELEAEDLWRVLWDHYAALPLQLRHSMYTLLSSHDIPRALWRLRGDKERFKTAYALLFAFPGSPAVYYGDEVGLSQPNPYEVWRGDPYCRAPFPWDEALWDKDLLAFLRRLILLKKTHPALRLGGLLPLEAPPGVLAFRRRHRGKEVWAFFAKEGVRLSLPRGVDLLSGREVAGEVEARHLLLEPLE
- the mutS2 gene encoding endonuclease MutS2, which encodes MRDVLEVLEFPRVRALLAERAKTPLGRELALALAPLSREEAERRHELTGEALLYPYALPEAGALREAYGRALAGARLSGPELLKAAKALEEAMALKEELLPLRNALSQVAEGIGDHTPFLERVRKALDEEGAVKDEASPRLAEIRKELRPLRQKILDHLYALMDRHREAFQDRFVTLRRERYCVPVRAGMAQKVPGILLDESESGATLFIEPFSVVKLNNRLQALRLKEEEEVNRILRDLSEKLAKDEGVPKTLEALGLLDLVQAQAALARDLGLSRPAFGERYELHRAFHPLIPNPVRNSFALDGKNRILLISGPNMGGKTALLKTLGLAVLMAQSGLFVAAEKALLAWPDRVYADIGDEQSLQENLSTFAGHLRRLKEMLEEATPNSLVLIDELGSGTDPEEGAALSQAILEALLERGVKGMVTTHLSPLKAFAQGREGIGNASMRFDLEALRPTYELVLGVPGRSYALAIARRLALPEEVLKRAEALLPEGGHLEALLERLEAERLALEAERERLRRELSQVERLRKALAEREARFEEERAERLKALEEEVRAELLKVEAELKALKEKARAEGKRDALRELMALRERYAKKAPPPPPPPGLAPGALVEVPSLGKRGRVVELRGEEVLVQVGPLKMSLKPQEVKPLSEAEPGKPLLAKPRREVKEVDLRGLTVAEALLEVDQALEEARALGLPTLRLLHGKGTGALRQAIREALRRDKRVESFADAPPHEGGHGVTVVALRP
- a CDS encoding TIGR00730 family Rossman fold protein; this encodes MPKKPLIDQLHHEDSWRLFRILAEFVEGFETLSELQVPLVSVFGSARFGEGHPAYEMGYRLGKALAEAGFGVVTGGGPGVMEAVNRGAYEAGGVSVGLNIELPHEQRSNPYQTHALSLRYFFVRKVLFVRYAVGFVFLPGGFGTLDELSEVLVLIQTEKVHPFPVFLLDRGYWEGLVRWLAFLREQKAVGPEDLGLFRLLDEPEEVVKALKAEAPPR
- the murI gene encoding glutamate racemase; this translates as MKDPKAPIGVFDSGVGGLTVLKALRRLLPREEFLYFGDTARVPYGGKPLAMVRRFAWEIAGFLLRQGVKAIVVACNTASSAALPDLAEDLSVPVFGVVEPAARAARGFRKVGLIGTQATVESGAYPRYVDLAWAQACPLFVPLVEEGLWDDPVALLVARHYLEDAPKDLEALILGCTHYPFLKGAIGAVLPGVVLLDSAELTAQEVARALEAEGLLNPEGRGRTFHFVTGDPEAYRALAERLGERVEAVHRVSLEEL